A single genomic interval of Dromiciops gliroides isolate mDroGli1 chromosome 1, mDroGli1.pri, whole genome shotgun sequence harbors:
- the LOC122735438 gene encoding 60S ribosomal protein L17-like: MVRYSLDPENPTKSCKSRGSNLRVHFKNTRETAQAIKGMHIRKATKYLKDVTLKKQCVPFCRYNGGVGRCAQAKQWGWTQGRWPKKSAEFLLHMLKNAESNAELKGLDVDSLVIEHIQVNKAPKMRRRTYRAHGRINPYMSSPCHIEMILTEKEQIVPKPEEEVAQKKKISQKKLKKQKLMARE; encoded by the coding sequence ATGGTGAGGTACTCTCTTGatccagagaaccccacaaaatcaTGCAAGTCAAGGGGTTCAAATCTCCGGGTCCACTTCAAGAATACCCGTGAAACAGCCCAAGCTATCAAGGGCATGCACATCCGAAAAGctaccaagtatttgaaagatgtcacatTGAAGAAACAATGTGTTCCCTTCTGTCGATACAATGGTGGAGTTGGCAGGTGTGCCCAGGCTAAGCAGTGGGGTTGGACACAGGGTCGTTGGCCCAAAAAGAGTGCTGAATTCTTGCTGCATATgcttaaaaatgcagaaagtaaTGCTGAACTGAAGGGTTTGGATGTGGATTCTCTTGTCATTGAGCATATCCAGGTTAACAAGGCTCCCAAAATGCGGCGGCGTACTTACAGGGCTCATGGCCGAATCAACCCATACATGAGTTCCCCTTGCCATATTGAGATGATACtgactgaaaaggaacaaattgttcctaaaccagaagaggaggttgctcaaaagaaaaagatatcccaaaagaaactgaagaaacaaaagcttatgGCACGGGAGTAA